The proteins below are encoded in one region of Apium graveolens cultivar Ventura chromosome 4, ASM990537v1, whole genome shotgun sequence:
- the LOC141718823 gene encoding secreted RxLR effector protein 161-like: MDKSHPLTTLMVEHLSTGIFLHQSTYTEKVLNRFYMDKSYLLTTPMVVRSLEPDKDAFRPREDGDKVLGPEIPYLGAIGALMYLANSTRPDISFVVNLLARFSSALMDRHWNEIKHIFRYVRGTIDFGLFFLKNSTSQLIRCADAGYLSDPHFGKSQTGYVFTHCGAAIS, translated from the coding sequence atggataaatctcATCCATTGACTACTCTAATGGTCGAGCACTTGTCAACAGGAATTTTCCTCCACCAATCTACATATACAGAAAAGGTCTTAAACAgattttacatggataaatcGTATTTATTGACTACTCCAATGGTAGTTAGATCTTTAGAACCTGATAAAGATGCATTTCGACCACGAGAAGATGGTGACAAGGTTCTTGGTCCTGAAATCCCATATCTTGGAGCAATTGGTGCACTTATGTATCTTGCAAATAGTACAAGGCCAGATATTTCATTTGTTGTGAATTTATTGGCTAGATTTAGCTCTGCTCTGATGGACAGACATTGGAATGAGATTAAGCATATATTTCGTTATGTTCGTGGAACAATTGATTTTGGGTTATTCTTCCTGAAAAACTCAACATCTCAGTTGATCAGATGTGCAGACGCTGGATATttgtcagatcctcattttggCAAATCACAAACTGGATATGTATTTACACATTGTGGTGCAGCCATTTCTTGA